In the genome of Cystobacter ferrugineus, one region contains:
- a CDS encoding TIGR04552 family protein, translated as MGLRELERIRLILRGGSVIDWRRMHFQTHEEVDRFLRLCQLDMTRAEDEAWARIVLSDAVEYLRKTFNYRVADAVANPEKIHDLFLFASGVKGLPRHRRIACIVLKVMHVIQHIEGRDLLHRLACSEVELSRLVVDKVLGIAQLLQTKGLPVVEFAHSIKTRESLVTKLLAKRETVAAQIYDRTRFRIITRTQADIIPVLYFLTQHLFPFNFVVPGQTENTLVSFKAVLAENPHLQQYAQHLHLDLDYEEREEKTRNVFSGSTYRALNFIVDVPLRMDAYLPAPEQDSRERKNRTVFTLVEFQIMDEETAQKNEEGQNAHKIYKHRQRRRVLRRLSRGLVVPKRQG; from the coding sequence ATGGGCCTCCGAGAACTTGAGCGCATTCGGCTCATTCTCAGGGGTGGTTCTGTCATCGACTGGCGGCGAATGCACTTCCAGACGCATGAAGAGGTCGATCGATTCCTTCGCCTCTGTCAGCTCGACATGACCCGGGCTGAGGACGAGGCGTGGGCGCGAATTGTGCTTTCGGATGCTGTGGAGTACCTCCGAAAAACCTTCAACTACCGGGTAGCAGACGCTGTGGCGAATCCGGAGAAGATTCACGACCTCTTTCTCTTTGCCTCTGGCGTCAAGGGATTGCCAAGGCATCGACGTATCGCTTGTATCGTTCTCAAGGTGATGCACGTTATTCAGCACATTGAGGGACGAGATCTGCTTCATCGGTTGGCATGTTCCGAAGTGGAGCTGTCACGGCTGGTAGTGGATAAGGTGCTGGGCATAGCTCAGTTGCTTCAAACCAAAGGCTTACCAGTTGTCGAGTTCGCTCATTCCATAAAGACGCGAGAATCCCTTGTTACCAAATTGCTGGCCAAGAGAGAGACGGTTGCTGCGCAGATCTATGACCGCACTCGTTTCCGAATCATCACCCGGACGCAGGCGGATATTATTCCTGTTCTATATTTTTTAACCCAGCACTTGTTCCCGTTTAATTTCGTTGTTCCCGGGCAGACTGAAAACACACTCGTCTCGTTCAAGGCTGTTCTTGCGGAGAACCCTCATCTCCAACAGTATGCGCAGCATCTTCATTTGGACCTCGATTATGAAGAACGAGAGGAGAAAACGCGCAATGTTTTTTCTGGCAGCACGTATCGGGCGTTGAATTTCATAGTGGACGTACCGCTACGGATGGACGCGTATTTGCCCGCTCCAGAGCAAGACTCCCGTGAGCGAAAAAATAGAACAGTCTTCACTCTTGTGGAGTTCCAGATCATGGATGAGGAGACTGCTCAAAAGAATGAGGAAGGGCAGAATGCGCATAAGATTTATAAGCATCGACAAAGGCGGCGTGTTTTGCGCCGCCTTTCACGTGGCCTTGTTGTTCCAAAGCGCCAGGGGTGA
- a CDS encoding toxin-antitoxin system YwqK family antitoxin: protein MRFTKCIRAFGMFAVVACSSSVFAKEAIKLDCPAGTVQSSSANGKTADIVACVKTNDKTFRPHGATVYLYPNGTKQAEGLSEDGFRTGLWTFYNEQGRKTGSATFKRSNFHGEVVELHENGKPKKVDQYVEGLREGTAKEFSVDGTLVKQTEYRNNRQVAVK from the coding sequence ATGCGGTTCACGAAGTGCATCAGGGCGTTCGGAATGTTCGCGGTGGTGGCTTGCAGCTCTTCGGTTTTCGCCAAGGAGGCCATCAAGCTGGATTGTCCCGCTGGAACGGTGCAGTCCAGCAGCGCGAACGGTAAGACCGCAGACATCGTGGCCTGCGTGAAGACGAATGACAAGACCTTCCGTCCGCATGGGGCTACGGTTTACTTGTATCCCAATGGTACCAAGCAGGCTGAAGGCTTGTCCGAGGATGGATTCCGGACGGGGCTCTGGACCTTCTATAACGAACAGGGTCGGAAGACTGGGTCTGCCACCTTCAAGCGCAGTAACTTCCACGGCGAAGTCGTTGAGTTGCACGAGAACGGTAAGCCCAAGAAGGTGGACCAGTACGTCGAGGGGCTGCGGGAAGGTACGGCCAAGGAGTTTTCTGTGGATGGTACCCTGGTCAAGCAGACCGAGTACCGCAATAATCGGCAGGTTGCTGTCAAGTAG
- the gltJ gene encoding adventurous gliding motility protein GltJ has translation MRFVCDSCRAQYMISDDKVGAKGVKVRCKKCGHNIVVRPAGSAPVKEDGTGSEAAGGAAASQGQSSTDGFGVPASLGTPPEGGIFGGVEDDEIGAVFDQVLNSGSHKVPAGEGPALVEDAAVSDASDAMRKLAEAEAGSAKPAASHEWFVAIDEKQVGPLSLEKVKDHWEKGEVGPDSLCWRAGFSDWIPLSEATELASVLAPRPTKPVIVEPAPVASSSPVSSGPVESAFSAGGGSKAGRAETPAPVAPSAQESGWKPSAASVLASLVKEENEALSKPAPKNSAAEEKAKPAASGLLDVPPPAAAPAPSPLLPEAPAPVAPAYAQPAPHYAQPMPQQYAPPPAYAPPPAYPGYPPPAAPKQGGKMGMVIGGVVGALLLAGGVGFFMASRPSAPPPAAPTPQPVAQAPVTPPPAKAAEVPMPPPPAAAVAQNPAATAPAAAPTPATTPAAAPAVAAAGTPAAAPTATPPAATPPPPAAVPAQTPPPQQVARVDPPSRGGTKRPSTGRTQRDSEDDEPVARPPPKSSGGGSADDEFDELFGTKPASGKGSAPTGRTVYVPPEPGGGGSIPDKLGQSDIMQVVVNNKPAIVKCVNEQKKKDPGLSGKLVMRWTIQTSGKTKNVSCQTGEFRSTYMATCISGLIKGWNFPKHKVQGDPIDFPFTF, from the coding sequence ATGCGTTTCGTTTGCGATAGCTGCCGCGCGCAATACATGATCAGCGACGACAAGGTTGGCGCCAAGGGCGTCAAGGTTCGTTGCAAGAAGTGCGGCCACAACATTGTCGTCCGCCCAGCCGGCTCCGCGCCGGTGAAGGAGGATGGGACGGGTAGTGAGGCCGCGGGCGGTGCGGCCGCGTCCCAGGGTCAGTCGAGCACGGATGGTTTTGGCGTTCCCGCGTCCCTGGGCACGCCTCCCGAGGGAGGAATCTTCGGGGGGGTCGAGGACGATGAGATCGGCGCCGTGTTCGATCAGGTGCTCAACTCCGGGTCGCACAAGGTGCCGGCGGGAGAGGGTCCGGCCCTGGTGGAGGACGCGGCGGTTTCGGACGCGAGCGACGCGATGCGCAAGCTGGCGGAAGCCGAGGCGGGGAGCGCCAAGCCCGCGGCTTCGCACGAGTGGTTCGTCGCCATCGACGAGAAGCAGGTGGGGCCGCTGTCGCTGGAGAAGGTGAAGGATCACTGGGAGAAGGGCGAGGTTGGTCCGGACAGCCTGTGCTGGCGTGCGGGCTTCAGCGACTGGATTCCGCTCTCCGAGGCCACGGAGCTGGCGTCGGTGCTGGCGCCGCGTCCGACCAAGCCGGTGATCGTGGAGCCCGCGCCGGTGGCGTCGTCGTCGCCGGTGTCGTCGGGTCCGGTGGAGTCCGCGTTCAGCGCGGGAGGTGGCTCCAAGGCGGGTCGGGCTGAAACGCCCGCGCCCGTGGCCCCGTCGGCGCAGGAGTCGGGTTGGAAGCCGTCGGCGGCGAGCGTGCTCGCCTCGCTGGTGAAGGAGGAGAACGAGGCGCTGTCGAAGCCCGCGCCCAAGAACTCCGCGGCGGAGGAGAAGGCAAAGCCGGCGGCGTCTGGGCTGCTGGATGTGCCGCCGCCCGCGGCCGCGCCGGCACCGAGCCCGCTGCTGCCCGAAGCTCCCGCGCCCGTGGCACCGGCCTACGCCCAACCGGCGCCGCATTACGCGCAGCCGATGCCGCAGCAGTACGCGCCTCCTCCGGCCTACGCGCCGCCCCCTGCCTATCCGGGCTATCCGCCTCCGGCGGCGCCCAAGCAGGGCGGCAAGATGGGGATGGTGATTGGCGGAGTCGTCGGAGCGCTGTTGCTGGCGGGTGGTGTTGGGTTCTTCATGGCGTCCCGGCCGTCCGCGCCGCCGCCAGCGGCTCCGACGCCACAGCCCGTGGCGCAGGCGCCGGTGACGCCGCCTCCGGCGAAGGCGGCGGAAGTGCCCATGCCTCCGCCCCCGGCGGCCGCGGTGGCGCAGAATCCCGCGGCAACGGCTCCGGCGGCGGCGCCGACGCCCGCGACGACTCCGGCGGCGGCGCCCGCGGTGGCTGCGGCGGGAACGCCCGCGGCCGCGCCGACGGCGACTCCGCCCGCGGCGACTCCGCCTCCTCCCGCCGCCGTGCCGGCGCAGACTCCGCCGCCGCAGCAGGTCGCCCGGGTGGATCCGCCTTCGCGTGGAGGCACCAAACGGCCTTCGACGGGCCGTACGCAGCGCGACAGCGAGGACGATGAGCCCGTGGCGCGCCCTCCGCCCAAGAGCAGTGGTGGGGGCTCCGCGGATGACGAGTTCGATGAGCTGTTCGGAACGAAGCCGGCCAGCGGAAAGGGCTCGGCGCCCACGGGTCGCACGGTCTACGTGCCTCCGGAGCCTGGTGGAGGTGGGTCCATTCCCGATAAGCTCGGACAATCGGACATCATGCAGGTGGTCGTGAACAACAAGCCCGCCATCGTGAAGTGCGTGAACGAGCAGAAGAAGAAGGACCCGGGTCTGAGCGGCAAGCTGGTGATGCGCTGGACCATCCAGACGTCGGGCAAGACGAAGAACGTGTCCTGCCAGACGGGGGAGTTCCGCTCGACCTACATGGCGACGTGCATTTCCGGGCTGATCAAGGGGTGGAACTTCCCGAAGCACAAAGTGCAGGGAGATCCCATCGACTTTCCGTTTACGTTCTGA